One genomic window of Corallococcus silvisoli includes the following:
- a CDS encoding tetratricopeptide repeat protein, giving the protein MPGKLVCLALLALSVACRTAAPAAVQLTRTPAAVEWEAQLDAVRFSPAGPAQQQVFERVQQALEKAVQKDTEDAHLHYLLGRVYFYGERDAEAGREFDKALALAPEVAEYHYLKGYSLGVVSDSQGSIAELTLATALAPRVVKYWSALGNALALAGDAGRARKAFEHALSLDPDDGESAGALGLMLLDGGQEAEAFQWLSKVTPQAPRHPMTRYNIGQAYQKKGDHPRALAHFQAAALDLPDDWRTLAKLVQEHEALKQFPERDAARARLVKLHQEGKVDSGVFVREQFKEGDATVMVAEHFKLEGDWAVRYTFYVETPGSGGAPVAWRLSLGSYAFTNAAREPGATGRVFHFDAYAADDSHRTFAFFNGEPSYEDTRKLAVAVLRDEVKPLSGTRVERK; this is encoded by the coding sequence ATGCCCGGAAAACTCGTGTGTCTGGCTTTGTTGGCCTTGAGCGTGGCGTGCAGGACCGCCGCGCCCGCCGCCGTCCAGTTGACCCGAACGCCCGCCGCGGTGGAGTGGGAGGCGCAACTGGATGCGGTCCGGTTCTCGCCCGCGGGGCCCGCCCAGCAGCAGGTGTTCGAGCGGGTCCAGCAGGCGCTGGAAAAGGCTGTTCAAAAAGACACGGAGGACGCGCACCTGCATTACCTGTTGGGGCGCGTGTATTTCTATGGCGAGCGTGACGCGGAGGCGGGGCGGGAGTTCGACAAGGCGCTGGCGTTGGCCCCCGAGGTCGCGGAGTACCACTACCTCAAGGGCTATTCGCTAGGGGTCGTTTCGGACAGCCAGGGCTCCATCGCGGAGTTGACCCTGGCGACAGCGCTCGCACCTCGGGTGGTGAAATACTGGTCTGCCTTGGGCAATGCCCTGGCCTTGGCGGGGGACGCAGGCAGGGCGCGAAAGGCATTCGAGCATGCACTCTCATTGGATCCCGATGACGGGGAGTCCGCTGGCGCGCTCGGACTGATGCTGTTGGACGGGGGACAGGAGGCGGAGGCCTTTCAATGGCTGTCGAAGGTGACGCCTCAGGCTCCACGCCATCCGATGACCCGGTACAACATCGGGCAGGCCTACCAGAAGAAGGGCGACCACCCGCGGGCGCTGGCGCACTTCCAGGCCGCCGCGTTGGACCTGCCCGATGACTGGCGCACGCTCGCGAAGCTGGTGCAGGAGCACGAGGCGCTGAAGCAGTTCCCGGAGCGTGACGCCGCGCGTGCCCGGTTGGTGAAGCTCCACCAGGAGGGCAAGGTGGACAGTGGCGTCTTCGTCCGGGAGCAGTTCAAGGAGGGCGACGCGACGGTGATGGTCGCGGAGCACTTCAAGCTCGAAGGGGACTGGGCCGTGCGCTACACGTTCTACGTGGAGACGCCCGGGTCGGGAGGGGCCCCCGTCGCGTGGCGCCTGAGCCTGGGCTCGTACGCATTCACCAACGCCGCGCGAGAGCCCGGCGCCACGGGGCGGGTCTTCCACTTCGACGCCTATGCGGCGGACGACTCACACCGGACCTTCGCCTTCTTCAATGGCGAGCCGTCGTATGAGGACACCCGCAAGCTGGCGGTGGCCGTCCTTCGCGATGAGGTGAAGCCCCTCTCCGGCACCCGCGTCGAGCGCAAGTAG